GCCCCTCTTCGAACGTCAGCCTCCCCTCCAGCACCCAGATCAGTCGGGCGCTGAAGGTGTAAGCCGATGCGGGGTAGGCTACGCTGGCGCCTGCGGGCAGCGTCACCTCAACCAGCTCTAGCGGGCCTTCATCCGCAGGCCACACTTGCTGCCGCAGATAGCCGGTTTCCGGGTCTTGCCAGACATCCTGCTCGCTTTGCCGCCTGACTTGGTTCAATCCGGCCTCTGCTCTGGCCAATAGCGTAGAGAGGGACAGCCCCAGACCGCCCGAAAGGCGCCCCAGCACAGTAGCTGTGGGGCTTGCCTCACCACGCTCGATCTTGCTGAT
This sequence is a window from Chitinivorax tropicus. Protein-coding genes within it:
- a CDS encoding helix-turn-helix domain-containing protein, with the protein product MIDDIAPHIAQRIRCEREARGWSLSDLAERAGVSKATISKIERGEASPTATVLGRLSGGLGLSLSTLLARAEAGLNQVRRQSEQDVWQDPETGYLRQQVWPADEGPLELVEVTLPAGASVAYPASAYTFSARLIWVLEGRLTFEEGPIAHQLHIGDCLRLGPPSDCCYRNQDDQPCRYVVVLSHNRRG